A genomic region of Haliotis asinina isolate JCU_RB_2024 chromosome 1, JCU_Hal_asi_v2, whole genome shotgun sequence contains the following coding sequences:
- the LOC137283496 gene encoding protein unc-93 homolog A-like, whose translation MAIQNLQGSLNDEESLGVISLGVLSGAAILSGILAPLIVTQLGVKRVILYSFIGHLIYTASNFYPSFATLIPSSVIIGIVTGPLWSCQGIYMTVCAVSYSRRTGTQMYASLSRFNGIFWAVFDLSNIIGNLVSSFVLYQSEYNVTSGNTSDFCGVNDCPDSETQDKIADPELYIVYILLSTFLVFVATGIGIVIMFLSPIESQFQRGDISVKDSFLSWFKVLQKTDMKYLIPFTCYLAIDEEVCVVEVTKSYISCPIGIENVGYVMMVYGISTSLSSFVLSRVTKYTKRHILCGVAGMEQLAIFIWMCHWVPTEKDTTIIYALLATWGLGDGVWKTQINAMLGEHFPGYLNSVFAVSEGFKSIAFTAAIGYSSVVCVYTKVIITICFLSVGLLLYYFVEVRFIRKQKYLKNDKATEMMETD comes from the coding sequence ATGGCTATACAGAACTTGCAAGGAAGTCTCAATGACGAAGAAAGTTTGGGCGTCATATCACTTGGCGTGTTATCCGGGGCTGCCATACTGTCAGGTATCCTGGCCCCGCTGATAGTGACACAGCTTGGTGTCAAGAGAGTGATTTTGTACTCCTTCATCGGCCACCTCATCTACACGGCGTCCAACTTCTACCCCTCCTTCGCAACCCTCATTCCGTCCTCTGTCATCATCGGGATTGTCACGGGGCCATTGTGGTCTTGCCaagggatttacatgacagtGTGTGCGGTGTCCTACTCACGGCGAACTGGGACCCAAAtgtacgcctcactcagcagaTTTAACGGGATTTTCTGGGCTGTGTTTGACCTGTCAAACATTATCGGAAACCTTGTATCGTCGTTTGTCCTCTATCAAAGCGAATACAACGTAACGTCGGGAAATACGTCAGACTTCTGTGGAGTAAACGACTGCCCAGATTCAGAAACACAAGATAAAATCGCCGACCCAGAACTCTACATTGTGTACATCCTACTGAGCACATTCCTTGTTTTTGTAGCAACAGGGATCGGAATAGTCATCATGTTTCTCTCTCCCATCGAGTCCCAATTCCAAAGGGGAGATATATCGGTGAAAGATTCATTTTTGTCCTGGTTCAaagtattacagaaaacagacatgaaatatttaatCCCATTTACCTGCTACCTGGCCATTGACGAAGAGGTATGCGTTGTAGAGGTGACTAAATCCTATATAAGTTGTCCTATCGGAATAGAAAACGTAGGTTACGTGATGATGGTTTATGGAATCAGTACATCACTATCCAGCTTTGTGCTCAGTAGGGTCACTAAGTACACCAAGCGACATATACTTTGTGGTGTGGCCGGAATGGAACAGCTGGCAATATTCATCTGGATGTGCCACTGGGTGCCTACTGAAAAGGACACAACCATTATATATGCTTTACTTGCTACCTGGGGGCTGGGTGACGGGGTGTGGAAGACACAGATCAATGCAATGCTAGGAGAACATTTCCCTGGGTACCTGAATTCCGTCTTCGCTGTGTCGGAGGGGTTCAAATCTATCGCCTTCACAGCGGCAATTGGTTACAGTAGtgtagtgtgtgtgtacacaaaaGTAATTATAACTATATGTTTTTTATCAGTAGGCTTACTTTTATACTATTTTGTTGAGGTTCGTTTCATTCGCAAACAGAAATATCTGAAAAACGATAAAGCCACTGAAATGATGGAAACTGATTAA
- the LOC137283488 gene encoding protein unc-93 homolog A-like: MSITREGSSSACKTHSMEEDGSDGQPPREDSLCSHSTVSPASQGDGDLANSDREDRVDNHHDKVNAALIAGDPEDIVSHVKEIENRGPTLLSGSDTVKVKIKQSAVAGNETKNAVFLSISFLSVFTSYMAIQNLQGSLNDEESLGVISLGVLYGASILSGILAPLIVTQLGVKRVILYSFIGHLIYTASNFYPSFATLIPSSVIIGIVTGPLWSCQGIYMTVCAVSYSQRTGTQMYASLSRFNGIFWAVFDLSNIIGNLVSSFVLYQSEYNVTSGNTSDFCGVNDCPDSETQDKIADPELYIVYILLSIFLVFVATGIGIVIMFLSPIESQFQRGDISAKDSFLSWFKVLQKTDMKYLIPFTCYLSIAEEVCFVEVTKSYISCPIGIENVGYVMMVYGISTSLSSFVLSRVTKYTKRHILCGVAGMEQLAIFIWMCHWVPTEKDTAIIYALLAAWGLGDGVWKTQINALLGEHFPRYLNSVFAVSEGFKSIAFTAAIGYSSVVCVYTKVIITICFLSVGLLLYYFVEVRFIRKQKYLKNDKTTEITETD, from the coding sequence ATGTCGATAACAAGAGAAGGGTCGTCTAGCGCCTGCAAAACCCACAGCATGGAAGAAGACGGATCGGACGGCCAGCCACCGAGGGAGGACTCGCTGTGTTCACACTCAACTGTCTCACCCGCTTCTCAGGGAGATGGTGACCTTGCAAATTCTGACAGAGAGGATAGAGTCGACAATCACCACGACAAGGTAAACGCAGCACTTATTGCTGGAGATCCAGAAGACATTGTTTCACATGTAAAGGAAATCGAAAATAGAGGACCCACCTTACTATCCGGCAGCGACACTGTGAAAGTTAAGATCAAGCAATCTGCCGTCGCGGGGAACGAGACAAAGAATGCAGTATTTTTATCGATTTCGTTTTTGTCGGTATTTACATCGTACATGGCTATACAGAACTTGCAAGGAAGTCTCAATGACGAAGAAAGTTTGGGAGTCATATCACTGGGGGTGCTATACGGGGCTTCTATACTGTCAGGTATCCTGGCCCCGCTGATAGTGACACAGCTTGGTGTCAAGAGAGTGATTTTGTACTCCTTCATCGGCCACCTCATCTACACGGCGTCCAACTTCTACCCCTCCTTCGCAACCCTCATTCCGTCCTCTGTCATCATCGGGATTGTCACGGGGCCATTGTGGTCTTGCCaagggatttacatgacagtGTGTGCGGTGTCCTACTCACAGCGAACTGGGACCCAAATGTACGCCTCGCTCAGCAGGTTTAACGGGATTTTCTGGGCTGTGTTTGACCTGTCAAACATTATCGGAAACCTTGTGTCGTCGTTTGTCCTCTATCAAAGCGAATACAACGTAACGTCGGGAAATACGTCAGACTTCTGTGGAGTAAACGACTGCCCAGATTCAGAAACACAAGACAAAATCGCTGACCCAGAACTCTACATTGTGTACATCCTGCTGAGCATATTCCTTGTTTTTGTAGCAACAGGGATCGGAATAGTAATCATGTTTCTCTCTCCCATCGAGTCCCAATTCCAAAGGGGAGATATATCGGCGAAAGATTCATTTTTGTCCTGGTTCAaagtattacagaaaacagacatgaaatatttaatCCCATTTACCTGCTACCTGTCCATTGCCGAAGAGGTATGTTTTGTAGAGGTGACTAAATCCTATATAAGTTGTCCTATCGGAATAGAAAACGTAGGTTACGTGATGATGGTTTATGGAATCAGTACATCACTATCCAGCTTTGTGCTCAGTAGGGTCACTAAGTACACGAAGCGACATATACTTTGTGGTGTGGCCGGAATGGAACAGCTGGCAATATTCATCTGGATGTGCCACTGGGTGCCTACAGAAAAGGACACAGCCATCATATATGCTTTACTTGCTGCCTGGGGGCTGGGTGACGGGGTGTGGAAGACACAGATCAATGCACTGCTAGGAGAACATTTCCCTAGGTACCTGAATTCAGTCTTCGCTGTGTCGGAGGGGTTCAAATCTATCGCCTTCACAGCGGCAATTGGTTACAGTAGtgtagtgtgtgtgtacacaaaaGTAATTATAACTATATGTTTTTTATCAGTAGGCTTACTTTTATACTATTTTGTTGAGGTTCGTTTTATTCGCAAACAGAAATATCTGAAAAACGATAAAACCACTGAAATAACGGAAACTgattaa